From Streptomyces sp. TLI_235, a single genomic window includes:
- a CDS encoding transcription-repair coupling factor, whose product MSLSGLLDVVVRDAALAEAIEAAATGHRQHLDLVGPPAARPFAIAALARSLAAKAGERGRPVLAVTATGREAEDLAASLRSLLPPDAVAEFPAWETLPHERLSPRSDTVGRRLAVLRRIVHPRADDLTAGPVQVVVAPVRSVLQPQVKGLAELEPVALQRGEQHDLDEVARRLAAAAYARVELVEKRGEFAVRGGILDVFPPTEEHPLRVEFWGDDVEEIRYFKVADQRSLEIAEHGLWAPPCRELLLTDEVRARAAELAGRQPGLAEILDRIAEGIAVEGMESLAPVLVDDMELLLDVLPKGSIAVVCDPERVRTRAADLVATSQEFLQASWVAAAAGGDRPIDIEEIDVSAASLWSLADVREHAAEIGLPWWSVSPFATSDSTVSGILARGGAADWRGDADTLTLGMHAVEAYRGDTARAIADAKERLNADWRVVMVTEGHGPASRLAEVLTGEGIPARLVADLAEAPTRDVVYVSCGSIEHGFVDEALKLTVVTETDLSGQKSSTKDMRRMPSRRRNAIDPLALAAGDYVVHEQHGVGKYVEMVQRTVQGATREYLVLEYAPAKRGHPGDRLFVPSDQLDQVTKYVGGEAPTLHRLGGADWAKTKQRARKAVKEIAADLIKLYSARMAAPGHAFGPDTPWQRELEDAFPYAETPDQLTTIGEVKGDMEKSVPMDRLICGDVGYGKTEIAVRAAFKAVQDGKQVAVLVPTTLLVQQHFSTFAERYANFPVNVKALSRFQTDSEAKAVLEGLFEGSVDVVIGTHRLFSAETRFKDLGLVIVDEEQRFGVEHKEQLKKLRANVDVLTMSATPIPRTLEMAVTGIREMSTITTPPEERHPVLTFVGPYDEKQIAAAVRRELLREGQVFYIHNRVESIDKAAARLKELVPEARVATAHGQMGETHLEKVVVDFWEKEFDVLVSTTIVESGIDISNANTLIVERGDTFGLSQLHQLRGRVGRGRERGYAYMLYPPEKPLTETAHERLATIAQHTEMGAGMYVAMKDLEIRGAGNLLGGEQSGHIAGVGFDLYMRMVGEAVAEFRESLEGGGEPEEEPLEVKIELPVDAHVPHDYAPGERLRLQAYRSIAAVNSEEDIAHVREELTDRYGKLPEPVENLLMVAGLRLYSRRCGVADITLQGNFVRFGPVELRESQQLRLNRLYPRTQIKAATSQLLVPRPVSGGRIGGKPLLGRELLAWSTEFLTTMFDDLAGAKR is encoded by the coding sequence ATGAGCCTGTCCGGACTGCTCGATGTCGTCGTACGGGACGCCGCCCTCGCCGAGGCGATCGAAGCGGCGGCCACGGGCCACAGGCAGCACCTCGATCTGGTGGGACCACCGGCCGCACGGCCCTTCGCGATCGCCGCCCTGGCCCGGTCGCTCGCGGCGAAGGCCGGCGAGCGCGGCCGCCCGGTGCTGGCCGTCACCGCCACCGGCCGGGAGGCCGAGGACCTGGCGGCGAGCCTGCGCTCGCTGCTGCCCCCGGACGCGGTCGCCGAGTTCCCGGCCTGGGAGACCCTGCCGCACGAGCGGCTCTCCCCGCGCTCGGACACCGTGGGCCGCCGCCTCGCGGTGCTGCGCCGGATCGTCCACCCGCGGGCCGACGACCTCACGGCCGGCCCGGTGCAGGTGGTCGTCGCCCCCGTCCGCTCGGTGCTGCAGCCGCAGGTGAAGGGCCTGGCCGAGCTGGAGCCGGTGGCCCTCCAGCGCGGCGAGCAGCACGACCTGGACGAGGTCGCCCGCCGGCTGGCCGCGGCCGCCTACGCCCGGGTCGAACTGGTCGAGAAGCGCGGCGAGTTCGCGGTGCGCGGCGGCATCCTGGACGTCTTCCCGCCGACCGAGGAGCACCCGCTGCGGGTGGAGTTCTGGGGCGACGACGTCGAGGAGATCCGCTACTTCAAGGTGGCCGACCAGCGCTCGCTCGAGATCGCCGAGCACGGCCTGTGGGCGCCGCCCTGCCGGGAGCTGCTGCTCACCGACGAGGTGCGGGCGCGGGCCGCCGAGCTGGCCGGCCGGCAGCCCGGGCTGGCCGAGATCCTGGACAGGATCGCCGAGGGCATCGCGGTCGAGGGCATGGAGTCGCTGGCCCCCGTCCTGGTGGACGACATGGAGCTGCTGCTGGACGTGCTGCCGAAGGGCTCGATCGCGGTGGTCTGCGACCCGGAGCGGGTCCGCACCCGGGCGGCCGACCTGGTCGCGACCAGCCAGGAGTTCCTGCAGGCGTCCTGGGTGGCCGCGGCGGCCGGCGGCGACCGGCCGATCGACATCGAGGAGATCGACGTCTCGGCGGCCTCGCTGTGGTCGCTGGCGGACGTCCGCGAGCACGCGGCGGAGATCGGGCTGCCCTGGTGGTCGGTGAGCCCGTTCGCGACCAGCGACTCCACGGTCAGCGGCATCCTCGCCCGCGGCGGAGCCGCCGATTGGCGCGGCGACGCCGACACCCTGACGCTCGGCATGCACGCCGTGGAGGCGTACCGCGGTGACACCGCCCGGGCCATCGCCGACGCCAAGGAGCGGCTGAACGCCGACTGGCGGGTCGTCATGGTGACGGAGGGCCACGGCCCGGCCTCCCGGCTGGCCGAGGTGCTCACCGGCGAGGGCATCCCCGCCCGCCTGGTCGCCGACCTCGCCGAGGCGCCGACCCGGGACGTCGTGTACGTCTCCTGCGGCTCGATCGAGCACGGCTTCGTCGACGAGGCGCTGAAGCTCACCGTCGTCACCGAGACCGACCTGTCCGGCCAGAAGTCCTCCACCAAGGACATGCGGCGGATGCCGTCCCGGCGCCGCAACGCCATCGACCCGCTGGCCCTGGCGGCCGGCGACTACGTGGTGCACGAGCAGCACGGCGTCGGCAAGTACGTCGAGATGGTGCAGCGCACCGTGCAGGGCGCCACCCGCGAGTACCTGGTGCTGGAGTACGCGCCGGCCAAGCGCGGTCACCCCGGCGACCGGCTTTTCGTGCCGTCCGACCAGCTCGACCAGGTCACCAAGTACGTCGGCGGCGAGGCGCCCACCCTGCACCGGCTCGGCGGCGCGGACTGGGCGAAGACCAAGCAGCGGGCGAGGAAGGCGGTCAAGGAGATCGCCGCCGACCTGATCAAGCTGTACTCGGCGCGGATGGCCGCCCCGGGCCACGCCTTCGGCCCGGACACCCCGTGGCAGCGCGAGCTGGAGGACGCCTTCCCGTACGCGGAGACCCCGGACCAGCTCACCACCATCGGCGAGGTCAAGGGGGACATGGAGAAGTCCGTCCCGATGGACCGGCTGATCTGCGGCGACGTCGGCTACGGCAAGACCGAGATCGCGGTGCGGGCCGCCTTCAAGGCGGTGCAGGACGGCAAGCAGGTCGCCGTGCTGGTGCCCACCACGCTCCTCGTCCAGCAGCACTTCTCCACCTTCGCCGAGCGGTACGCCAACTTCCCGGTCAACGTGAAGGCGCTCTCCCGCTTCCAGACCGACAGCGAGGCGAAGGCCGTCCTGGAGGGCCTGTTCGAAGGCTCGGTGGACGTGGTCATCGGCACCCACCGGCTGTTCTCCGCGGAGACCCGCTTCAAGGACCTCGGCCTGGTCATCGTCGACGAGGAGCAGCGCTTCGGCGTCGAGCACAAGGAGCAGCTGAAGAAGCTGCGGGCCAACGTCGACGTGCTGACCATGTCGGCGACGCCGATCCCGCGCACCCTGGAGATGGCCGTCACCGGCATCCGCGAGATGTCCACCATCACCACCCCGCCGGAGGAGCGGCACCCGGTGCTGACCTTCGTCGGCCCGTACGACGAGAAGCAGATCGCCGCCGCCGTCCGCCGCGAACTCCTGCGCGAGGGCCAGGTGTTCTACATCCACAACCGGGTCGAGTCGATCGACAAGGCGGCCGCCCGGCTGAAGGAGCTCGTGCCCGAGGCCCGGGTCGCCACCGCGCACGGCCAGATGGGCGAGACCCACCTGGAGAAGGTCGTCGTCGACTTCTGGGAGAAGGAGTTCGACGTCCTGGTGTCCACGACGATCGTGGAGTCCGGCATCGACATCTCCAACGCCAACACCCTGATCGTCGAACGCGGCGACACCTTCGGCCTCTCCCAGCTGCACCAGCTGCGCGGCCGGGTCGGCCGCGGCCGCGAACGCGGCTACGCCTACATGCTGTACCCGCCGGAGAAGCCGCTCACCGAGACGGCGCACGAGCGCCTCGCCACCATCGCCCAGCACACCGAGATGGGCGCCGGCATGTACGTCGCCATGAAGGACCTGGAGATCCGTGGCGCCGGCAACCTGCTCGGCGGCGAGCAGTCCGGCCACATCGCCGGGGTCGGCTTCGACCTCTACATGCGGATGGTCGGCGAGGCGGTGGCCGAGTTCCGCGAGTCGCTGGAGGGCGGCGGCGAGCCGGAGGAGGAGCCGCTGGAGGTGAAGATCGAGCTGCCGGTCGACGCCCACGTGCCGCACGACTACGCGCCCGGCGAGCGGCTGCGCCTGCAGGCCTACCGCTCGATCGCCGCGGTCAACTCCGAGGAGGACATCGCCCATGTCCGGGAGGAGCTCACCGACCGCTACGGCAAGCTGCCCGAGCCGGTGGAGAACCTGCTGATGGTGGCGGGCCTCCGGCTGTACTCCCGGCGCTGCGGCGTCGCCGACATCACCCTGCAGGGCAACTTCGTCCGCTTCGGCCCGGTGGAGCTCCGCGAGTCCCAGCAGCTGCGACTCAACCGCCTCTACCCGCGCACCCAGATCAAGGCGGCCACCTCGCAGCTGCTCGTGCCCCGCCCGGTGAGCGGCGGACGGATCGGCGGAAAGCCGCTGCTCGGCCGTGAACTCCTGGCCTGGAGCACGGAGTTCCTCACCACCATGTTCGACGACCTGGCGGGCGCGAAGCGGTAG
- a CDS encoding UDP-N-acetyl-D-glucosamine dehydrogenase — protein sequence MRVVIAGQGYVGLPLAVRAAEVGHTVVGYDVDERRIKRLAVGESYVEDIPGERLRPLLDNGAYLPSAEPSDVAAFDIAVITVPTPLRDGAPDLSYIEASARLLARHLRPGATVVLESTTYPGTTEELLAPLLEEGSGLRAGADFHLGYSPERIDPGNPQWKLENTPKVVSGTTAEGLAAVDAFYGQLVERTVPVSSCKEAELTKLLENTFRHVNIALVNELAMFAHDLGIDVWEAIDAASTKPFGYLRFTPGPGVGGHCLPIDPSYLSWRVERTLGRSFRFVELANDVNSHMPDYVVRRLTEALNERRRSVNGSRVLVLGLAYKKNTGDARETPAARVVELLTRMGAEVRAADPHVVAGVHVAEPTIPGQRTAAPDHEGDPLAAVRRVEATPEELAAADAVVLLADHDEFDYTEITEHARYVLDCRRRLTGAAVEVL from the coding sequence ATGCGCGTGGTCATCGCAGGGCAGGGCTACGTCGGGCTGCCGCTGGCCGTCCGGGCCGCCGAGGTGGGGCACACGGTGGTCGGGTACGACGTCGACGAGCGGCGCATCAAGCGGCTCGCGGTCGGCGAGTCCTATGTCGAGGACATCCCCGGCGAGCGGCTGCGGCCGCTGCTCGACAACGGCGCCTACCTGCCCTCGGCCGAACCCTCCGACGTGGCCGCGTTCGACATCGCGGTGATCACCGTGCCGACCCCGCTACGGGACGGCGCCCCCGACCTGTCGTACATCGAGGCCTCCGCCCGGCTGCTCGCCCGGCACCTGCGGCCCGGGGCGACCGTCGTCCTGGAGTCCACCACCTACCCGGGGACGACCGAGGAGCTGCTCGCCCCGCTGCTGGAGGAGGGCTCCGGGCTGCGGGCCGGCGCCGACTTCCACCTCGGCTACTCCCCGGAGCGGATCGACCCCGGCAACCCGCAGTGGAAGCTGGAGAACACCCCGAAGGTCGTCTCCGGCACCACGGCGGAGGGCCTGGCCGCGGTCGACGCCTTCTACGGGCAGCTGGTGGAGCGCACCGTGCCGGTCTCCTCCTGCAAGGAGGCCGAGCTGACCAAGCTGCTGGAGAACACCTTCCGGCACGTGAACATCGCCCTGGTCAACGAGCTGGCGATGTTCGCCCACGACCTCGGCATCGACGTGTGGGAGGCCATCGACGCGGCCTCCACCAAGCCCTTCGGCTACCTGCGCTTCACCCCGGGCCCGGGGGTCGGCGGGCACTGCCTGCCGATCGACCCGTCGTACCTGTCCTGGCGGGTGGAGCGGACCCTCGGCCGCTCCTTCCGCTTCGTCGAGCTGGCGAACGACGTCAACAGCCACATGCCCGACTACGTGGTGCGGCGGCTGACCGAGGCGCTCAACGAGCGCCGCCGCTCGGTGAACGGCTCCCGGGTGCTCGTCCTCGGCCTGGCCTACAAGAAGAACACCGGCGACGCCCGGGAGACCCCGGCGGCCCGGGTCGTCGAGCTGCTGACCCGGATGGGCGCCGAGGTCCGCGCCGCCGACCCGCACGTGGTGGCCGGCGTCCACGTCGCCGAGCCCACGATCCCCGGCCAGCGCACCGCCGCGCCCGACCACGAGGGCGACCCGCTGGCCGCCGTGCGCCGCGTCGAGGCCACGCCCGAGGAGCTGGCCGCCGCCGACGCCGTGGTGCTGCTGGCCGACCACGACGAGTTCGACTACACGGAGATCACCGAGCACGCCCGGTACGTCCTGGACTGCCGGCGCAGGCTGACGGGCGCCGCCGTCGAGGTGCTCTGA
- a CDS encoding N-6 DNA methylase, translating to MPDRPEVTAVEIARLAGVGRAAVSNWRRRHVDFPQPAGGTDTSPTFRLDEVERWLRDQGKIAELPLLERVRRQLETLRDPDGHPAAPLLAAGALLLQLHRDPAGWDALREEPDTRLATALPRLLQQTAASVLGPDGAARLALPRLAGATYLDLARLLVRLVEEHGPAGAFEQLLARHAEAVARPGAATPPEAAALLADLAGPGGAGGTGGTVLDPACGLGALLLAAGPAAARHGQDLDPVHTALALLRLALHTPPGTPAPLALDLRTGDSLRADAHAGLAADTVLCQPPYNERDWGHDELQYDSRWPGGLVPPRGESELAWVLHCLAHTRPGGLAALLLPPTVASRRAGRRIRAELVRSGALRAVVALPAGTAPPYGVPLHLWLLRGPRHGDDFRRVLLLDAAAAHPAAEGGRDRIDWPALHRTVLDTWQAFDTAAREGAPLPADRPGVHRAVPALDLLDDETDLSPARHLPAAAPDGGAAALHHLQARLGELLAGPADPAGALPAVADSPSTAEPPLVTVGELARAGALEVHSSGQGVPIRATGDGPSDIPVLTDQDLLAGAAPGATAAAADAPLTTRPGDVLVPALGGGTARVVRAGGPLDGVALGPRLHLLRPDPAQLDPDFLAGVLRATGSARRASSYASTTTRLDVRRVELPRVPPARQRELGAAFRRIADFEAALDRAAALGRELARGLTDGLAAGGLTER from the coding sequence ATGCCGGACCGTCCCGAGGTGACCGCCGTCGAGATCGCCCGCCTGGCCGGCGTCGGACGGGCCGCCGTCAGCAACTGGCGCCGCCGCCACGTCGACTTCCCGCAGCCCGCCGGCGGTACCGACACCAGCCCGACCTTCCGCCTCGACGAGGTCGAGCGCTGGCTCCGCGACCAGGGAAAGATCGCCGAACTGCCGCTGCTGGAACGCGTCCGCCGTCAGCTGGAGACCCTCCGCGACCCCGACGGCCACCCCGCCGCCCCGCTCCTCGCCGCCGGCGCCCTCCTGCTCCAGCTGCACCGCGACCCGGCCGGCTGGGACGCCCTGCGCGAGGAGCCCGACACCCGGCTCGCCACCGCACTGCCCCGCCTGCTGCAGCAGACCGCGGCCTCCGTCCTCGGCCCCGACGGGGCCGCCCGGCTCGCCCTGCCCCGGCTCGCCGGCGCCACCTACCTCGACCTCGCCCGCCTGCTGGTACGACTCGTCGAGGAGCACGGCCCGGCCGGCGCCTTCGAGCAGCTGCTCGCCCGGCACGCCGAGGCCGTCGCCCGGCCCGGCGCCGCCACCCCGCCCGAGGCCGCCGCCCTCCTCGCCGACCTGGCCGGCCCCGGCGGCGCCGGGGGTACCGGGGGTACCGTCCTGGACCCTGCGTGCGGCCTCGGCGCCCTGCTGCTCGCCGCAGGCCCGGCAGCCGCCCGGCACGGGCAGGACCTCGACCCGGTGCACACCGCCCTCGCCCTGCTCAGGCTCGCCCTGCACACCCCGCCCGGCACCCCCGCCCCGCTCGCCCTCGACCTGCGCACCGGCGACTCGCTGCGCGCCGACGCCCACGCCGGCCTCGCGGCCGACACCGTGCTCTGCCAGCCGCCCTACAACGAGCGGGACTGGGGCCACGACGAGCTCCAGTACGACTCCCGCTGGCCCGGCGGCCTCGTCCCGCCGCGCGGGGAGTCCGAACTCGCCTGGGTGCTGCACTGCCTGGCGCACACCCGCCCCGGCGGCCTCGCCGCCCTGCTGCTGCCGCCCACCGTCGCCTCGCGCCGGGCCGGCCGCCGGATCCGGGCCGAACTCGTCCGCTCCGGCGCGCTGCGCGCCGTCGTCGCGCTGCCCGCCGGAACCGCCCCGCCGTACGGCGTCCCGCTGCACCTGTGGCTGCTGCGCGGCCCCCGCCACGGCGACGACTTCCGCCGGGTCCTGCTGCTCGACGCCGCCGCGGCGCACCCCGCGGCCGAGGGCGGCCGCGACCGGATCGACTGGCCTGCCCTGCACCGCACCGTCCTCGACACCTGGCAGGCCTTCGACACCGCTGCCCGCGAGGGCGCACCGTTGCCCGCCGACCGCCCCGGAGTCCACCGCGCGGTGCCCGCCCTCGACCTGCTCGACGACGAGACCGACCTCTCCCCGGCCCGCCACCTGCCCGCCGCCGCCCCCGACGGCGGGGCCGCCGCCCTGCACCACCTGCAGGCCCGGCTCGGTGAGCTGCTCGCCGGCCCGGCCGACCCGGCGGGCGCCCTGCCCGCCGTCGCCGACAGCCCGTCGACCGCCGAGCCGCCGCTGGTGACCGTCGGCGAACTCGCCCGCGCGGGGGCGCTGGAGGTGCACTCCAGCGGCCAGGGCGTCCCGATCCGCGCGACCGGTGACGGACCGTCGGACATCCCCGTCCTCACCGACCAGGACCTGCTCGCCGGCGCCGCCCCCGGCGCCACCGCGGCCGCCGCCGACGCCCCGCTCACCACCCGCCCCGGCGACGTCCTCGTCCCCGCCCTCGGCGGCGGCACCGCCCGCGTGGTGCGGGCCGGCGGCCCGCTGGACGGCGTCGCCCTCGGCCCCCGCCTGCACCTGCTGCGCCCCGACCCGGCCCAGCTCGACCCGGACTTCCTGGCCGGCGTGCTGCGCGCCACCGGCAGCGCCCGCCGGGCCAGCAGCTACGCCTCCACCACCACCCGGCTGGACGTCCGCCGGGTCGAACTGCCCCGGGTCCCGCCCGCGCGCCAGCGCGAGCTCGGCGCGGCCTTCCGCCGGATCGCCGACTTCGAGGCCGCCCTCGACCGGGCCGCCGCGCTCGGCCGCGAACTCGCCCGGGGGCTCACCGACGGCCTCGCCGCCGGCGGCCTGACGGAGCGGTAG